In the genome of Calothrix sp. PCC 6303, the window TTTCGATTGAAGGGTAGCCAAATCACGATCTGCTAGAGATGACATTACGCGATCGCATAATATCACTGCGTAAGTTCTATTTTCTTACTTTTTGTGTCGTAACTGAAGCAAATAAAGCAAATCAACCCAGAAATGAAACGGCACCCTCTCATGATACAGGGGAATCAATCAGTATAGGGCTTATCAACAAAATAACCTTGACATTGATTGAGTTAGAAATGCTCTTCCAGTTAACTTCCGAAGTGTAAAAGTTATTTCTTGACTACTCCTAAGACATCAGTCACCCTACGCCCGGTTAACTTCTCCCTAGGGTTTCCAGATTTTTTAGCATTGTTGCACCTGAAATCACAATTGGGACTGCCATGTATAAATTTAATAGATTTCCTACTAATCTTTCATCCCTCCAAGGGTTGCGAGTACTGGTTGTAGATAATAACGTCGATTTTTGTTACATGATAACGCTGCTACTGGAATTCTATGGTGTGGAGGTGCAAACGGCATTTCTAGCCCAGTCTGCTCTGAAGACATTCAGACAATGGCAACCTGATGTCCTCCTAAGTGACCTTGCCTTACCTGACGAAGATGGCTATAAACTAATTCAAGAAGTAAGAACCAAAGCTGGAGAGCGAGGAGAAGCAGTGCTAGCCATTGCTGTGACTGGCTATGTCGATGAAAAGATGCTTCAACGTGCTTTGAATGCTGGGTTTGATATATGGTTCACCAAACCCCTGGATTTTGACGAGTTCCTTACCATGCTTGACTGTTTAGCAATTTGCCAACAGTCTTCATATGCAATCGCTCAACGGATTTTGGGTAATGTCTCTAAACAGAATGAACCAAGCCTTGAAAAGCAGTTAAATCTAACTTAGCATCAACATTTTTGAAACACTATCCATAATACATTTGTGAATCGATTAATCAATTAAATCTTTATTCCGGAGAATTATGTTAGATATCGATGAAATGAGCACAAAAGAGATGCACGATTTCTTACAGAAAGTAGGACATGGACATTTGGGTTGCACGTTTGAAGGACATCCCTACGTTGTGCCTATGCAGTATTATTTTGGAGAGCCAAATATCTACATCTTCACCACAATTGGCATGAAGACCAAATATATGGACGCTAATCCAGAAGTCTGCTTGCAAGTAGAAGACGTTCATGATCTAAAGCATTGGCGCAGCGTTACCGTGACAGGTAGAGCCGAGCATATCACTCTTCAACAAGACATCGATCGCGTGATGGAATTGGTCAAAAATCAAAATCCAACCCTTTCCCCAGCTATAAATCGAACCTGGATTGATGCCTGGGGTCGCGGGGAAGTCATGGCACTCTACCAGATCCATCCTACTGAGATTAGTGGACGAACCACTGATGGAATCAGTAGTAAGTAGTCACCAAGTTGTGTGCTATTGCTCCGTAAGTATAGAGTGAACTACCACACACTGACCTATGCCTGCGGCAGGCTAACGCCAACAGTACAGTGTGGGCTTCCCAATTCATCGGGAATAGCCTCCAGAACTTCTTAAGGAATGTGGATTAAATAAAGTACACAGAGTCGGGTGTGTAGGGTTCCTTGCGGCATCCAAGAAAAGCGAAGCGTAACGCACCATTTCATATTCAAGCAAAATTGCATGTTATTAAATTCCCGTTCCTAAGTACCTCAACAAAATTAAATATACATTTGTCATTGCGTAGCTTGCTTATTTGCAGGGGTGCGAAGCGTTCGCTTTGGTAGCTAACTTGGCGAAGGTCAATCAGCTAACCTTTACCGAGTATTTTTATCATCTCTTTTTGAGGCTGACGGAACAAATCCAGAAAATCTAATTTCAGGAGAAATCCATGATGTATAAGAAGTTAACTCAGACAATATTGCTGGGATTTGCTCTATGGCTTTGCCTCTTGGTTGGTGTTGGGCAAAATCCGATCATAGCAGCAACTTTTACGAAGACTGGATCGATATCTCAAGAAAGGATGCAAACTATGTCTGAAGAAACCCTCAATCTAGAATCGGAAGTAGATCGCTTTCTCGGATCGATTCCCGCAGGCTATTATACGATTGCCAGTGTCGGAGGGTTGAAAAACCTGTTAGAAAACCCTCAAACTCTATTGGTGGATGTGCGAGAACCCTCTGAGTATGAGTCGGGACATATACCTAACGCGATCAATATTCCGCTGCGAACTTTGACTCATAATCTGGACAAAATCGTGCGCGATGCCCACGGGGTAAACCCCGTAGTTTTGTATTGTTCAACAGGCTATCGATCGGCTATGGGGGTAATGACATTGCACCTATTGGGCTATGAGAATATTCAGGGTTTTCCACCTAGCTTTGCAGCCTGGCAAGCCGCAGGAGAAGCGATAACCTCCAGGTAATACACCAAAGCGATTCGGGATAAAACCCCTAATTACTCTGAAATTTCCAGAAATTTTAACAATATTGGGGGTCTAATTCCCCTGCAACTATTACTTGCTGTTTAACTTTATCAGGACTTTTGTGATGAACTCTATCTACTTCAACGCATCTAAAATTCGCCCGATGCGCTGGCTGCTGGCTGCTTGGCTCTGCGTCTTAGTGCTTGTTTGCAGTCCCTTACCCGCCGTTGCTGCTGTGACACAAATCGAAGAATATCCAGGGCAAATGCTCTATCAATCCCGGCAAACCCTGCAAGATCAGACCGGAAATTCCTGGCAGGCAATTGCCTTCAAGCGCATTCATCCTGAAGGTAGTGCTATTGTCTCTCTGCGGCTAGTGGGCTTTGCTGATGAGGTGAAATTCGATCACACTCAACCACTGGCGCTAACAACATCTATGGGGCAAACCCTAACCGCCAAGGATATTTCTAGCGAAATTTCTCAGAATACACCAACCCCACCGAATGTCGCAGAATATGACATTAAGTCTGTCCTACCGCAGTTGCAGGCTGAAATTCCCCTTCACCTAACTTTACCGATGGTAACTGGTTCCGCGATCGAGTTACAAATCCCATCCACTGCGATTGAAGAGTGGCAAGCAGTTTCTGTTCGTTGATAACCCCAAAAGCCCAAACTGATGAATCCCTTCGTATAGCGCAAGGGGCATACAAGAAAGCTACTTCAGACTTGAAGGTTTGCTCTACGGTTCTCAAAATAGACGAGGTTTAACTCACTATACCTTTGGAATGATTTAGCCGAAATTATACAAATTAGACGTTTTCAAACGCTTGCTGAAACATGATTTCTAACAGTGGGATGTAATGCTAGCTCTTGTTACAAAATTACACACTCACTAGGTAAAACTAAATGGCTGATATCATCGATACTGCTGTTGCTGCTGGTTCTTTCAATACATTGGTTGCTGCTGTGAAGGCTGCTGGTTTAGTAGATACTCTTAAAGGAAAAGGTCCATTTACCCTTTTCGCACCTAATGATGAGGCATTTGCTAAACTTCCCAAAGGGACTGTAGATGCGTTACTCAAGGATATTCCAAAACTCAAAAAAATCCTCACTTACCACGTTGTTTCCGGCAAAGTTATGGCTGCTGATGTAGTGAAACTGAAGTCAGCTAAAACTGTTGAAGGTGAAGATGTGAAAATTGACGCTTCTCAAGGCGTAAAGGTCAATAATGCCACAGTCACAACACCGGATGTTGCTGCTGATAATGGTGTAATCCACATCATCGACACAGTATTAATGCCTGCGTTAACACCTGCGTAAGTTTTCCGGATAATACGGCATTGCTAAATTCTTGTATAAATCCAAATGTAGAGATGTTGCCACGTCTTTACAAGGGTTTTGAAGAATAAGACCCTAAATTGTACATTCGATTGGTAGCGCTGGAAATATTATTCATGGGGCAGCAACTGAAGCTAGTTGCTGCCCCATAGCTTTCAATATGTATTTTGTAGCAGAAAATTCAATATCATTATTTATTTTATTTGGCAAGAAAAATGGCAGCTTTGTAATAAAAGCGTTATATTTAGTCTATATCGAATCACAAAACCGAAAGTAAAACTGTAGAAGTGCTTTAGTGATTGAATAACTCGGTAGGCTGAATGACTACGCCATCGAACCTAAACAATCCGTGATAAATGAGCATCGGTTTAACTTCACTCAGTATTTAGAAAAATTCAATAGACTTTTAGCTCTCACCTATGAGGAAACCTGGGTGTGATTAGTACGTTGACTAGCTTGTAGAAAATCTAATTTTACCACACAGTATATCCTCCTCACTCTTGCAAAACGTAAGAATCAAACTAATGAAAACTAATGTTGCTTTAACTAATCCGTCTCTGTTCAGTTCCGTCGTCTTCAAAGATGATTTCAATCATTTTGAAAAAATCAAGGCAACTCAAGCCTGGTCCCTACTTTTGACTGCGGGGAGAGCAGATAAGGCACTTGGATTAAGCTCGAAGGTAGGGCGTTTTTTAAACCTTGGCTTAATAGCTATTGCAGGTTTTGCCTGGATTTTCTTATTCCGACCTTTCTAAACAAGTATCGCTGAAACAAGTAGGGCAACTACCAAAGTTAGCTTCTAGATAAGTTTCATCACACATAAATATAGCGATTCTCGTTTGTCTCCAATACAGTGACTTAACCCCCTCTTCCCTTGTAGGGAAAGGGGAGCAAGATAAACGTATTTCACTCATATGAAAACCGCTATAAGTAGGTGGGTGTTGAAAATTGTAATTAAGACAAGGCAGTGGGCAGTAGGCAGTAGGCAGTAGGGGTAAGGGTTTGAGATGAGTTTACGTTCTGTTACATAGTTCGGTTTATTTCTGCCTACTTACTTAAAAGATCACATTCAATAAAACTCGATTGGAGAACCATTATGTCAAAAGAGAAAAAAGGCAACAGAGAAGCCAAAAAATCCAAAAAGAAATCTGATGGGACTAAAAAGCAAAAGAAAGATCCCAACAGACATGACACTCCTGTAACACGGGTATTAAAGAATTCAAATGATCAACGAAAAACCTAGCCAGAAAATATAGCTACTGTAATGTCAAACTGACAATTTTGACAGTAATAAAATCAGAGGACGCAGTTATGGAACACACTATCGAACTGACTTTAGAACAAGAATTTAGCATTAGAAGCTTTGCCGAGCAAGTGGGGCAAATGTCTCATGAACAGACTCAAGAGTTTTTGATATTGCAGCATAAGCATATGATGCTGCGAGAAATTATGTATCAGGAAATTCTCAAAAGACAGTGGAAATTAGATATGGATCTCTCCTCTCCGTAAAGCCACTAAAGCAGTGATTCATTTACCCAATTAAGGCATTTGTTACAGTCATAAAATTTGGAAGATTAACCATGTCAGCTAACACAAATATAGATTTCTCAATTAACAATAGACGCAACTCTTGGATTTGGGGATTCACACCTCAAGCAGAGCTTTGGAACGGTCGTTTAGCGATGACTGGTTTCCTATCTGCTGTCCTAATTGAACTATTTTCTGGTCAAGGCTTACTTCACTTTTGGGATATCTTGTAGATGCCAGTTGTGGTTGAAAAGTCACAATTTAATCTGAACATGATTTTCAGCTTTAGGGAAAAAGCTGAACTTTTGAATCTGAGTAATTGAAATCTTTTAGGAATTTGCGAATGAGTATTATTAAAAAGATGATTGCGAATGCAGATGCTGAGGTTCGGTATCTTCAACCTGGAGAAATAGATCAAATTAGGGTCTTTATGAAGAGCAGTGAACGGCGTTTGCACCTGGTGCAAGTGTTAAACTTGAGCCGCGATCGCATAATTAAACAAGCTGGGAAAGATCTATTCCAAAAGCGTCCAAGTCTGGTTTCTCCAGGTGGTAATGCCTACGGGAAAGAGATGACTGGTACTTGTCTGCGGGATATGGATTACTATCTGCGCTTGATAACCTACAGTGTTGCGGCTGGAGACACTACGCCAATTGAAGAGATTGGGATTATTGGTGTTCGCCAAATGTACAGATCTCTTGGTACTCCAATTGAGGCTGTTGCTGAAAGCGTAGCTGCTATGAAGAATATTACTACCTCTATGTTGTCTGGAGAGGATGTAAGCGAAGTTGGTATTTACTTCGATTACCTAATTAATGCTCTCCGGTAGTTGACACAACATATCCAAAACATCGCCATTACTTTGTCACACCTATTCGTTAGGCTAATATTTAGCAAATATTAAAGTTTGCTCCTTACATCACACCTCCTGCCCTCTTGTTGCTTAAATGACATGAGGGCATTTTTGTCATGTTTTTTGGCACATATACATATAAGGTTCAGTCATAACACTCAATTCATGATTAGAACACAACTTGAGGATTCTGTATAAATGATAGATGTTTAGCAAGTCAGGAGTAAGTATAAAAACATGCGCTTAGTTATTCAATGTTCTGTCTTTGCCTTCTAAATTTTTTTATCTACTTAGACACACTAGGAATTTAATTAATTAAAAAACTTCTAGTATTGACATCCTCACCGGGCTGTTGCTTGCCGCCGAAGGCTAGCCACGGTGATTCCAAAGATCACTCTTTGGGTTTTCTCTTTCCGCGACTCGACTTACTTGGAGGGGTTTCCCCATCCAAGCAGAGGTCGGTTTCAGCATCTTAATTTCTGACATAATTGACCATGAAGATTTTTCCTAAATTTCGCCCATTGATTTTAGTTGGGCTATTTATCAGTTTTCTCCTTGGTAGCATCTTCCTATCGGGAAATCTGATTCAGGCTGCAACTCCCACAAAAGTGGCTTCGGTAACTTCTCTCACTCAGGGTGTGAAAAAAACTGTTTTAGATAACGGTTTGGTTGTTCTTACCAAGGAAGTTCACACAGCACCCGTAGTTAGTGTTCAAGTTTGGTATAAGGTTGGTTCCCGAAATGAAGGGGCTAAGGAAAACGGCATTTCCCACCAACTGGAACATTTACTGTTTAAAGGGACAAAAACCCGTCCGGTACAGTTTGGGCGGTTATTTAGTGCTTTGGGTAGCCAGTTCAATGCTTTTACTAGCTACGATATGACTGCTTACTATGGAACAGTGCAGCGAGACAAATTAGACGCACTAATCATCCTGGAAGCAGACAGAATGGAGAATGCATTAATTGGTGCAGAGGAACTCAAAAGTGAGAAACGGGTTGTTATTTCTGAGTTACAGGGTTATGCAAATTCCCCAAGTGTTCGTTTGAGTGAGGCTGTAATGCGGGCTGCTTTTCCTAATCATCAGTATGGTTTACCTGTAGGGGGAACTAAATCTGATGTGGAGAATTTTACCCTAGAACAGGTGCGGAATTATTACCAAACCTATTACAGTCCTGATAATGCCGCATTAGTAATTACTGGGGATTTTGATACTGCTACCACATTAAAAACAATTAAGGCGACATTTGGGAAGGTTCCCAAACGTCCCAAGGTGGTTGCACAGCCAAAAGTAGAGAAAGTTACAACTACACCTCAAAAAGCACCAATTGTGTTGAAGGAGCGGGGAAGTACACCACTATTACAAATTGTTTATCCCCTGACTGATATTAAACATCCTGATGTCCCAGCAATTGATGTGATGGATGCCATCCTCACAGGAGGACGTAGTTCTCGACTTTATCAGGCTTTGGTGGAAACGGGTTTGGCGAGTTCTGTGGGTGCTACTGCATCGGAACTAATTGAACCTGGTTGGTATCAGTTTAACGTTAGCGGTGCCCCTGGAAAAGATTTGAAACAGGTGGCTGAGGTGTTGCAACAAAGTGTTGTTCAGATGCAGCAGAAACCCGTGACGGCAGCAGAATTAAACCGGGCTAAAACCCTGCTGAAAGCTTCCTTTATTTTGGGCAACCAAGATATTACTTCCCAAGCGACTCAATTGGGTTATAACCAGACTACTACTGGTGATTACCAATTTGTGGATCGTTATTTGGCAGGAATTGCCAAGGTTACACCCCAAGATATTCAACGGGTAACAAAAACCTACCTGAACCCAGCCAAACAAACCATTGGTTTCTTTGAACCGACTCAACCTGATGGACAACCAGGAGGTTCTGCTGGTGGTGGTGGAAAGACTGTGGAGAATTTTAACCCTGGAAAACCTGTAGATCCGGCAGAATTAGCTAAATATTTACCGAAATCAGTCGCGTCAAATGTTTCTAATACCCAATCGTTACCGGAACAGGTGATATTGAAGAATGGATTAAAGGTTTTCTTGTTACGCGATCGCAGTACGCCTACAATCAATATTAGTGGTCAAATTGTTGCGGGAACTGGATTTGATATCTCTGCTAAGGCTGGGACAGCAAATTTAGTAGCTGTGAACTTGATGAATGGTACCACAACTAAAAATGCTTTAACTTTGGCGCAAAGTCTGGAAGATAAGGGTGCTAGTGTTGCTTTCAGCGCTAGTCGTGAAGGTGTCTCGGTGGGTGCTGTAGGTTTATCTACAGATCTGCCCCTATTAGTCAAAACTATGGCGGATGTGATGCAAAATGCCACTTTCCCCCCTGAACAACTGGAATTAACCCGTCAGCGCGCTGTAACTGCTTTGAAGGCACAACTGGATGATCCTAAATCCTACGGTAGAAGGGTGTTCCAACAGGCAATTTACCCCAAAAACCATCCCTTCCACACCTTCCCGACGGAAGCCAGCTTGAAGGCAATTAGCCGTGAGGATTTGCTGAGTTTTTACAAGCAATATTACCGTCCTGACACCACGAATTTAGCTATTGTGGGGGACTTTGACCCGAACCAAGTTAAAACTTTACTCAATCAAGCTTTTGGTAAATGGCAAACCCCAGGGAAGGCTACGGTTCTTCAAGTACCAAAAGTATCATTACCAACAAAGATAGCTACTTTTAACCCAGTAATTCCCGGTAAATCTGAAGCGATTACCTACATCGGATATAACGGGATTTCACGGAAAGACCCCCGTTACTACGCTGTGTTGATCATGAATCAAATTTTGGGTGGTGATACCTTATCCAGTCGTTTGGGTACGGAAATTAGAGATCGTCAAGGCTTAACTTATGGTATTTATAGTGCCTTTTCCGCAGGTGCTAATCCTGGACCATTTTTGATTCAAATGCAGACAGCACCGGGTGACGCGCCGAAAGCGATCGCTAGTACGCTAGGATTACTAAAACAACTTAGGGAACAGGGTATTACTGAGGCAGAATTCAACAATGCCAAACGTTCTATTACCAGCAGCTATCCGGTTGATTTAGCTAGTCCTGATGAGGTTGCTAGTATCATTTCCAGTAATTCTAGTAATGGATTAGCAACTGCTGAAATCCGTGATTTCCCTTCTCGCATTAACAATGTGACGATGGTGCAGGTAAAGCAGGTAATTCAAGAACTAATTCAACCTGATAAATTAGTGATTGTCACCGCAGGACCTGGGGAAAGTGTACCCAAGAGTAATTAACACAAGTCGCAATCTAATGTAATATTACTTAATTTTACGTGATTTAGAAACGCGATACATCCCATCTCACCCAGATTTGGTTCAAAAATAAAAGAGAGACGCGATATATCGCGTCTCTACAGGGTTTCAGCTAAATTTAACTAAGCTTGCCTAAACTACTAAAAAGTTTAAAACTCCCACCAATATTACCAACGCAAACCAAGCACCAGAACCAACCCAAAGGAATTTTTTGGATTCAACCCAACTTTGAGGGGTTGCGTAAACTACGGGAACACCCACAACCATGACGAATGAAAGCAGCACTAAGGCAACTAAAGCCAGTTGAAAAATTACGGTCATTAATCTCTTCTCCCAAGACAGACGATTATTAAAAGATAAAATATTTTACTGTGCAATGTTTACTCAACTTCGCATAATTTTAAGGTATCAGATTTTCGCCTAGAGTCCAAAGTTAAAATCGAAGAGTCTATTGTTGTGGAATTAGGAGAATTGGGAGTTGGCAAAATCAGCGGAACTGGCAACTGTAAAGGAATTCATGTCTTTTCCTGTTCGTAGTATTCATCCCCATAACACTGTTGCAGAGGCTCAAAAAGTTTTGTTACGTTATGGACATTCTGGACTAACGGTTGTTGGTGATGCTGGAGAAGTATTGGGTATTATCTCACGTCGTGATTTGGATATTGCTGCCTACCATGGTTTTCAGGATGCTGCTGTTGAAAGTCATATGTCAACATCTGTAAAATTTGTTACCCCTGATACTACATTGGCAGAGGTGCAAATTTTGATGATTCGCTATGATATTGGGCGTTTACCCGTTGTTGAGACACAAAAACTAGTAGGTATTATCACACGTAGTGACATTTTACGATACCTATCCATACAAACAAATAATCAAGAATTGCAAACACCGACTTTAGCAGAATTACAAAGTCGATTAACACCAGAATTAGGGAAATTACTAATTCAAGCTGCACAGGAAGCAGAAAAACGTGGCTGGCATCTTTATTTGGTTGGTGGTGCTGTTCGGGATATGCTGTTAGCTGGGGAAGAGTCGGGTTATTTAGAAATTAAAGATATTGATTTGGTGGTGGATGGTTTCCACGCAGCAGCGGATGTGGGTGCAGGTGTGGAATTAGCCAAAGCAATTCAAGAAATTTATCCAGATGTACATTTAGATATTCATGGTGCATTCCAGACGGCAGCTTTATCTTGGCAGCAAAATTCAGAATTGGGAAAATTATTAGTAGATATTGCCACTGCAAGGACAGAATTTTATCCTTATCCAGCAGCAAACCCGGAAGTTGAAGCAAGTTCTATTCGTCAAGACTTGTATAGAAGGGATTTTAGCGTGAATGCGATCGCATTTCGCCTCACACCCCCAGATTCTGGTAAGTTACTGGATTTTTTTGCTGGTTTACAAGATTTGCAAATGCGGCAAATGCGGGTTTTACATCCCAATAGCTTTATTGAAGATCCTACCAGAATTTATCGGGGGGTCAGGTTTGCGATTCGCTTGGGGTTTAAATTGGAAGCACAAACCGAAAACTATATTCGCTATGCAATTAGTAGTGGTGTTTATGAACGTACAGCGAGGGAAAATAGCAAAACTCCAGCTTTGCAAACTCGGTTAAAAACAGAATTAAAGCTAATTTTATCAGCAAGTTATTGGGAAGCAGCTTTAGTTTTATTGAATGATTTGGGTGCTTTAAGATGTATTCATCCCCAATTCCAACTTCATCGAGATTTTTTAAGGAAATTGCGTTTTTTACAACGGTGTTTACAACGGTTTGATCAAAAAGGTAAACTAGTCCACTGGCAAATTAAACTGGAAGCTATTATTCTTCAACTAGCACCAGAATATCGCCTGGAAGTTGCGACAAATTTTCAGATGTCAGATGATAATATTAGGTGCTTATCCAATTTAGAAGATGTAGAAGCTAGGATTATCGCATTTTTTTCGATTGCCCAAACCGATAGTCAAGTGGTGAAGTTACTGCGGCAATATGACTTAGGAACTTTAATTTTAATTGGGACTGGAACAACTCGTTTAATTCGCGGTCAAATTTGGCGATACCTGACTATTTTGCAGCATATTCAAGCCCCATTAAACGGTAACGATTTAAAGAAAATGGGTTATAAACCAAGTCCACAATTTAAAGAGATGATTGATAATTTACTAACTGCAACGTTAGATGGAGTAGTTGTTGATTTTGAATCTGCACAAAATTATGTTATTCAGCATTACTCAAATGAAATGTTTGAATAACTAGTACATCAAGGCAGTAATGAGTAATGAGTAATAAATGTAAAAGAAGTTAGTCCTTAGATATTCTTCCCGTGAAGTATGTAAGGGATTTTCCTACTACTCACTACTCACTTACAATTTAGGGGAATTAGACCTCCAAAAGTTGTCTAAACAGCCGATTCCCTGACTAAATCATCCAATTCCTGCTGCATCTGACTCACAACTATGTTGTAACAGGAATTGACGTAAGCGCGATCGCTTGCCGCTGCTTCTCCATATTTTTCAAATCTGATTGGTGGACAAACTCTAGTACGAATTTTGACCGGGAAGGGAATATTCGGCAATGGACCAATTCCCAATCCCCAAGGTAAACCTATATAAATTGGGAATACTTCGGGATCTATTCCCAATAGCCAAGGCATTCCCCACTGGTGAAATTGCTGAAGAATTTTGTATAAATCAGTCAAAACAATTAAAGTATCATGTGCCCCTGTGGAGATGGCAGGGATAATTGGTAAATTTTCCTGTAGGGCTAGTTTAATAAATCCTTTACGCTGTGCAAAGTAAATTTGATGTCTCAGGGAATGGGGACGAAAAACATCTTGTGCACCTCCGGGATAAACCAACAAGCTAGCACCACCACTTAACGCAGCTTTTGCCATCTTGGGATGTGCAGGAATTGCACCCGCTTTCATCGCTAACTGGGCTAAATCGGGACTAGCTTGCCATACCTTGGGGTGCATGAGTCCGTGAATCGGTCTATCGATGCCGAAACGTTTAAACCAGTCATACATCATCATAGGCAGGTCGGGAGACCCAAGTCCACCGTTATGGGAACCAACAATTAGAACTTGTTCATTTTCATTAGTGGGGATGTGATGCCAACCACTGGTTTCTACGCGAAAATAGTTCTGGTATAACCATTCTAACAGTGGCATCAACGTTTGAATGAAGTTGCGATCGCGTTCTTCTAAAGACCATCCGAGTCGGGACTTGTTGTGTTGCTGCGATTCCATGATTAAAGCATTTTCCCAAGGAGATAAAGAGCATACTTTATATCTATGGTGCCTTATGTGTATTGTCAATCAGATCAAAAATATTAAATTTTTCAGTCTGACTTCTACTATGTTATCTGTCACCTTGATGATTTCAATGAATATATAGTAATATAAGGCTATTTCTTCAAACGGGGAATTGCCAACTGTGCAAGATGATTTACAGGGTTTAGAAATCAGTCAAATTGAGTTGCGACAATTGACTAATTTACCAGTGAATGATGATTTAATTTTGATTGCTAATAAACTTAAAAAAATATTAAATAAATTCATTGAGAAAATCCAGGGTTCAGAAGCTGCAAGTGTATTATTTGTTGGGATAGCAACGGTTGTCTTCAGTTATGTATTTTTCGATGTTGTTCTCAAGTTATTTATTCCGGGTTTGACTATTCCTTCGTGGATATTATTTCTATTGTTATTAATAGGTGGTAGTTTCATCGCCCAAGGCTCATTATATCTACTTTGGAAACAGCGTCGCCAAACTGTCAGTAAACAAATGAATCCTTCTTTAAAAGTTTTATTGGCTGACGTGGAACGCTACAATAATGTGATAAAAGCCATATTTATTAATGATCAAATTGAAGCAGCAGGAAATCCCGAAGTCAAAATCAAAGAAAGAAAAAAAGTTTTAGAAGCACTACGACTTACCCGTTCAGATTTAATTCGTGCTTTGAAAACCGAGCGGGTGTTACGGGAAAATAAGAACTTTATCTTGGGAAATACTGAACTTTTCGATCGTAATTTACCCGCATTAAGCGCGATGCAAGTGGATGAACGAGCAACACAACATGGAA includes:
- a CDS encoding response regulator, translating into MYKFNRFPTNLSSLQGLRVLVVDNNVDFCYMITLLLEFYGVEVQTAFLAQSALKTFRQWQPDVLLSDLALPDEDGYKLIQEVRTKAGERGEAVLAIAVTGYVDEKMLQRALNAGFDIWFTKPLDFDEFLTMLDCLAICQQSSYAIAQRILGNVSKQNEPSLEKQLNLT
- a CDS encoding pyridoxamine 5'-phosphate oxidase family protein, with translation MLDIDEMSTKEMHDFLQKVGHGHLGCTFEGHPYVVPMQYYFGEPNIYIFTTIGMKTKYMDANPEVCLQVEDVHDLKHWRSVTVTGRAEHITLQQDIDRVMELVKNQNPTLSPAINRTWIDAWGRGEVMALYQIHPTEISGRTTDGISSK
- a CDS encoding rhodanese-like domain-containing protein → MSEETLNLESEVDRFLGSIPAGYYTIASVGGLKNLLENPQTLLVDVREPSEYESGHIPNAINIPLRTLTHNLDKIVRDAHGVNPVVLYCSTGYRSAMGVMTLHLLGYENIQGFPPSFAAWQAAGEAITSR
- a CDS encoding DUF3122 domain-containing protein; the encoded protein is MNSIYFNASKIRPMRWLLAAWLCVLVLVCSPLPAVAAVTQIEEYPGQMLYQSRQTLQDQTGNSWQAIAFKRIHPEGSAIVSLRLVGFADEVKFDHTQPLALTTSMGQTLTAKDISSEISQNTPTPPNVAEYDIKSVLPQLQAEIPLHLTLPMVTGSAIELQIPSTAIEEWQAVSVR
- a CDS encoding fasciclin domain-containing protein, whose amino-acid sequence is MADIIDTAVAAGSFNTLVAAVKAAGLVDTLKGKGPFTLFAPNDEAFAKLPKGTVDALLKDIPKLKKILTYHVVSGKVMAADVVKLKSAKTVEGEDVKIDASQGVKVNNATVTTPDVAADNGVIHIIDTVLMPALTPA
- a CDS encoding NblA/ycf18 family protein, giving the protein MEHTIELTLEQEFSIRSFAEQVGQMSHEQTQEFLILQHKHMMLREIMYQEILKRQWKLDMDLSSP
- a CDS encoding chlorophyll a/b-binding protein is translated as MSANTNIDFSINNRRNSWIWGFTPQAELWNGRLAMTGFLSAVLIELFSGQGLLHFWDIL
- a CDS encoding phycocyanin — its product is MSIIKKMIANADAEVRYLQPGEIDQIRVFMKSSERRLHLVQVLNLSRDRIIKQAGKDLFQKRPSLVSPGGNAYGKEMTGTCLRDMDYYLRLITYSVAAGDTTPIEEIGIIGVRQMYRSLGTPIEAVAESVAAMKNITTSMLSGEDVSEVGIYFDYLINALR
- a CDS encoding M16 family metallopeptidase — encoded protein: MKIFPKFRPLILVGLFISFLLGSIFLSGNLIQAATPTKVASVTSLTQGVKKTVLDNGLVVLTKEVHTAPVVSVQVWYKVGSRNEGAKENGISHQLEHLLFKGTKTRPVQFGRLFSALGSQFNAFTSYDMTAYYGTVQRDKLDALIILEADRMENALIGAEELKSEKRVVISELQGYANSPSVRLSEAVMRAAFPNHQYGLPVGGTKSDVENFTLEQVRNYYQTYYSPDNAALVITGDFDTATTLKTIKATFGKVPKRPKVVAQPKVEKVTTTPQKAPIVLKERGSTPLLQIVYPLTDIKHPDVPAIDVMDAILTGGRSSRLYQALVETGLASSVGATASELIEPGWYQFNVSGAPGKDLKQVAEVLQQSVVQMQQKPVTAAELNRAKTLLKASFILGNQDITSQATQLGYNQTTTGDYQFVDRYLAGIAKVTPQDIQRVTKTYLNPAKQTIGFFEPTQPDGQPGGSAGGGGKTVENFNPGKPVDPAELAKYLPKSVASNVSNTQSLPEQVILKNGLKVFLLRDRSTPTINISGQIVAGTGFDISAKAGTANLVAVNLMNGTTTKNALTLAQSLEDKGASVAFSASREGVSVGAVGLSTDLPLLVKTMADVMQNATFPPEQLELTRQRAVTALKAQLDDPKSYGRRVFQQAIYPKNHPFHTFPTEASLKAISREDLLSFYKQYYRPDTTNLAIVGDFDPNQVKTLLNQAFGKWQTPGKATVLQVPKVSLPTKIATFNPVIPGKSEAITYIGYNGISRKDPRYYAVLIMNQILGGDTLSSRLGTEIRDRQGLTYGIYSAFSAGANPGPFLIQMQTAPGDAPKAIASTLGLLKQLREQGITEAEFNNAKRSITSSYPVDLASPDEVASIISSNSSNGLATAEIRDFPSRINNVTMVQVKQVIQELIQPDKLVIVTAGPGESVPKSN
- the psbZ gene encoding photosystem II reaction center protein PsbZ yields the protein MTVIFQLALVALVLLSFVMVVGVPVVYATPQSWVESKKFLWVGSGAWFALVILVGVLNFLVV